One Cystobacter ferrugineus genomic window, CGTGCGTGGATCTCTCCAGCTCCTCGTCCCAGTGTGGGGCGTGCGGGGTGGCCTGTTCCGCCACGCAGCAGTGTGTCGAGGGGGCCTGTCAGTGCCGCGCGGGGGCGGTGCTGTGCGGAGGGGAGTGTGTCGTGACGGCGTCGGACCCGGCGCACTGTGGTGGGTGCGCGGGTGCGGGCGGCGTGGCGTGTGGCCCCGAGCAGGTGTGCGAGCAGGGCGAGTGCAAGGCCGCGTGCACCCTGGCGTCCTCCTCGCTCTGCGGGCGCTCGTGCGTGGACGTGCGGACGGATGCCTTCCATTGCGGCGCCTGCGGGAGCGTGTGCGCGGACGCGCGGAGCTGCCACCAGGGCCTGTGCACGGATGACGTCGTCGCCGCGTGTTTCAACACCGGGCAGGTGGTGGGCATCCAGGCGGGAGCGGACGTGCGGGGGCCCGCGGTGCGGGTGGGCACGAGCCCCGTGTCCCTCGCGCTCATGCAGGACGTGCTGCTCGTGGTGGATGTCTCCTCGCGGCTGCTCCAGGCGCGGCTCTCCGATTACGGCGAGCTGCCCGCGCGCACCCAGACCGGACAGGTCCCCAATCAGGTGCTCGTGCGCGAGCCCTTCGTCTACGTCCTCAACTCCACGAGCAACACGTTGCAGGTGCTGCGGCGCGACGGCGAGCCCGCTCCGGGTCCGGGTCCCCGCTTCCCCACGGGCATTTCCCTCACCAACGTGGGCAGTGTGAACTTCGGCGCCAACACCAACCCGTATGCCTTCACCCTGGAGGGCACGGACGCGTATGTCTCGCTCCTCGGCAACCTCCAGGGGGACGCGTCCGCGGGGGGCCGGGTGGTGCGCGTCTCGGTGGCGGAGCCCACCGCGCCCGCCATCACGGACACCTTCGTGCTGCCCTCGGGCGAGGCCCTGAGTCCCTTTCCTGGCCGCACCACGCTCCCCGCGCCCGCGGGCATCACCTCGCTCCAGGGCCGGGTGTACGCCGCGCTGGGCAACCTGGATGCGCGCAGCTACTCCGCCGGAGGCCCCGGGTTCCTCGCCCGGATCGACCCCGGCACTCGCGCGGTGGAGCTGCTCGCGTTGGGCGAGGCATGTCTCAATCCCTTCTGGGTTCTTCCCGTGGGCGAGCGGTTGCTCGTGAGCTGTGGCGGCGCCGCCACCTATGACGTCGACTTCAACCTCACCGACGTCCGGGGCACGGGCCTGGTGCTGCTCGGCGCGGATGGCCGCGTGTTGGACTCGCTCGCGCTGGGCTGTCCGGAAGCGACGTCGTGTCCGCTGCCCTCGGCGGGACGCTTCGCCCTGGTGGGCCCGCGGGCCTACGTGGGCGACAACAACGCGGGCCGCGTCTTCGTCATCGAGGTCGTGGGGGACACGCTCGTGGAGCGCAAGGAATTGGCCATCTGTCCTCGAAGCTCGGGCCCCTCGCTCGTCAGTGATGTCATCGCGCTGCCGTGAGCGGTCCTGATGGATGTGTTGCGTTGCACTCGCGGCGCCGTGCGTCACGGACAACTGATTTGACAAAGGTGCCTTCGCGACCGTATCCCGCTGGCGTCCTTGGTTCCTCCACCCGGTGGTGGAGGCTCGAGGGAACCCGGTGCGACTCCGGGACTGCCCCGCAGCGGTGAACGGGAACGAACGCTGTCAGAAGGCACTGGTCCTCGGGACGAGGGCTGGGAAGCGACGGCCGGTAGGAAGGGGGGCCCTCTCGAGAGCCGCCCGTGCCCGTGAGTCCGAAGACCTGCCAGGGACCCGTGCCAGTGGGCACGGCCCATACCGGTGCTTCCGAGGGGGAGCAGCGGGTGTGCCATCGGTGCGTCCTCTATCGGGCCGCGTCCGAGCGCTCATTCCGCGTCCACTCCCCTCGTGAAGCCGTGTTGCGCCCGAGGGGGCAAGGAGCAGGACGCGGATGATGACGAAGATGATGAAGTCGCGCTCGCTGAGCCAGGTCGTGGTGCTGGGAGCCGCGGCATTTGGATTGCTTGTGACGGGCTGCAGTGGTCCGGAGTGCGTGGATCGCTTCGACTGCCAGATCAACAAGGGGAGCCCCGGGGCGGGCAAGCAGTTCGTGTGTGAGGCCAACGTCTGCGTGGCGCGGGACATCGTTCCCGAGACTCCCGGGACCGGTTCGGACGCGGGGACGGACGCGGGGACCGATCCTGGAACGGACGCGGGAACGGACGCGGGGACGGAGCCAACGGCGTGCGCGGATCTGTCGCATGACGCGCAGCTCGGCACCCTGCAACTCCAGCCGGGCTTCACCGTCGTCGAGTCCGCTCTCCTTGCCGAGAACATCGGTGCCATCACCGCGGTGGCGGGTGCCTCGGGTTCGTACACGGTGTACGGCGTGAACTCGGACAAGAGCGTCTATGCGCTTGGCACCTGGCCGAATGTCGCGGGCAGCACCACTCCCCTGTTCCCCGTCGTCGAGCCCAATGGGCCGCAGAACGCCTTTCCCAGCAACT contains:
- a CDS encoding MXAN_6577-like cysteine-rich protein is translated as MTPMRCGGMVLAVLLSLVLAGCPDEGPLCAEGLSACGDACVDLSSSSSQCGACGVACSATQQCVEGACQCRAGAVLCGGECVVTASDPAHCGGCAGAGGVACGPEQVCEQGECKAACTLASSSLCGRSCVDVRTDAFHCGACGSVCADARSCHQGLCTDDVVAACFNTGQVVGIQAGADVRGPAVRVGTSPVSLALMQDVLLVVDVSSRLLQARLSDYGELPARTQTGQVPNQVLVREPFVYVLNSTSNTLQVLRRDGEPAPGPGPRFPTGISLTNVGSVNFGANTNPYAFTLEGTDAYVSLLGNLQGDASAGGRVVRVSVAEPTAPAITDTFVLPSGEALSPFPGRTTLPAPAGITSLQGRVYAALGNLDARSYSAGGPGFLARIDPGTRAVELLALGEACLNPFWVLPVGERLLVSCGGAATYDVDFNLTDVRGTGLVLLGADGRVLDSLALGCPEATSCPLPSAGRFALVGPRAYVGDNNAGRVFVIEVVGDTLVERKELAICPRSSGPSLVSDVIALP